TGCTCATCTCCACCATTGTGCCACGGATGGCTGTGGATTTCCTCCTGGGTGGTGGCACCATCTCCTTCACAGGCTGTGGGCTCCAGATCCTCTTCTTCCTCACCCTCCTGGGGGATGAGTGCTTCCTGCTGGCcttcatggcctatgaccgctacgtGGCCATCAGCAACCCACTGAGGTACTCGGTGGTCATGAGCCGTCGTGTCTGCTGGATCATGGTGGCGGGGTCCTGGCTTTTTGGACTGGTGGACGGGCTGATCCAGGCTGTCTTCACCCTCCGCTTCCCCTACTGCAGCTCCCAGGAGATTGACCACTTCTTCTGCGATGTTCCCACTGTGCTCAAGCTGGCCTGTACTGATACTTCCCTTTATGAGACCATGAACTATGTCTGCTGCATGCTCATGCTGCTCCTAcccttctctgtcatctctgcctCCTACCTGTGGATCCTGGTGGCTGTGCTCTGCATGCACTCCACTGAAGGCCGGCAGAAGGCCTTTGCTACCTGCTCCTCCCACATGGCAGTGGTTTCCCTCTTCTATGGGGCTGCCATGATCACCTACATGCGGCCCCAGGCTTACCACTCCTCAAAGCAGGACAAGGTGGTCTCCGCCTTCTATACCATGATCACCCCCATGCTCAACCCTCTCATATACAGTCTGAGGAACAAGGAAGTAACTGGGGCTCTGAGGAAACTCCTGGGAAGATGTCCCTGTGGCAGGGAGACAGAGCTAGGTTGGCACCAGCAGATACGGGATTCTTGACTCGGGAATTTGGATtagctaatatatatatatatttttaatggcaTCATCTgatagagcagaaacaaatgtaGCTTACTAGAAATAAAAGTCTTACTCTGACCAAGGTTAATCAGGATTAACACATTGATTCAATCCATCAGAGGCATGCTGAGTGTAGGCAATAAGTAAGAAAGGCTGGGGCCTATGGGGTTACAAAAAGTAGAAGACACAGACAGAAATATTTATCCCCACAGCTCCTGGGAGAGTCAGCAGGTGACAGCTCTCAGCAGCACCCCTCTCTAGGAATTGACCGTGGCTGAAGAGAGCCACTATGCCCACAGTCATGCCCTCTCCTTGGGGGCTGCCTGAATCCCATGACTGATCAATAAAGGTATGAAGACCCCCTTGCCTTGTCTCAGTTTGGGACAACCCTGAAGAATCATTCCAGCTCTGAGCTCTCCATAGGATAAGTTGAGGTATCACTGGCAACTTCTCCTTCTATCCAATTTTGTTTCCTCAACTCCCTTCCCTCATCATAGGTTTTGGTCCTGAGAGCACTCTCTTAGAAACCTCCTGCATGCAAATCCTGTCtaagtctgcttccagaaaacctGACCTGTGACACAGAAACTCAGGAGTAATGGTAAGTTAAAGTAGAATTTGCTATAAATGGTCAGGTACATGCACTCAGTATACAATGTGGGCACCAAGAAAGGGCCATAACATCATTTTGGTGATAGAAAGAGGTCAAAGAGGTTTCATGGAGACACCTAAGAGAGGTTTCATGCAGAGGCGGCAAACCTAAATGCCCACAGGTACAGAT
The window above is part of the Elephas maximus indicus isolate mEleMax1 chromosome 2, mEleMax1 primary haplotype, whole genome shotgun sequence genome. Proteins encoded here:
- the LOC126067410 gene encoding olfactory receptor 2T1-like translates to MVMFLVALSANGLMILLINFDSCLHSPMYFFLSWLSLMDLMLISTIVPRMAVDFLLGGGTISFTGCGLQILFFLTLLGDECFLLAFMAYDRYVAISNPLRYSVVMSRRVCWIMVAGSWLFGLVDGLIQAVFTLRFPYCSSQEIDHFFCDVPTVLKLACTDTSLYETMNYVCCMLMLLLPFSVISASYLWILVAVLCMHSTEGRQKAFATCSSHMAVVSLFYGAAMITYMRPQAYHSSKQDKVVSAFYTMITPMLNPLIYSLRNKEVTGALRKLLGRCPCGRETELGWHQQIRDS